One genomic region from Eptesicus fuscus isolate TK198812 chromosome 4, DD_ASM_mEF_20220401, whole genome shotgun sequence encodes:
- the LOC129147076 gene encoding 40S ribosomal protein S24-like codes for MTNRRLQQKQRVIAVLHPGRATVPKREIWEKLAKMRETTSGIVFVFGFRTNFGGGLTTAFGKIDDSLDCAKKSEPTHRLARHGQYEKKTPYRNRMKNVRGTAKAMADAGQKKE; via the coding sequence ATGACCAACAGACGACTTCAGCAGAAACAAAGGGTCATTGCTGTCCTTCACCCTGGGAGAGCAACAGTACCCAAGAGAGAAATATGGGAAAAACTAGCCAAAATGCGTGAGACCACATCGGGTATCGTCTTTGTATTTGGGTTCAGAACTAATTTTGGTGGTGGCCTGACAACTGCTTTTGGCAAGATTGATGATTCCTTGGATTGTGCAAAGAAAAGTGAACCCACACATAGACTAGCAAGACATGGCCAGTATGAGAAGAAGACCCCATACAGGAACAGAATGAAGAACGTCAGGGGTACTGCAAAGGCCATGGCTGATGCTGGCCAAAAGAAAGAGTAA